The following are from one region of the Thermodesulfobacteriota bacterium genome:
- a CDS encoding methyl-accepting chemotaxis protein translates to MKTLRSRVLGIAARSLSAWVVRPLDALRLRAEALGRGKPPGPLPRGTGDEVARVAGALEGESAEERRRCGDQRELAERLRSRSSQGAGALGQLRRGAARVGECVGTIRGAAGELDRSLGAMGANLTAIASSTSDNSASLIELSASVEEVARSSDYLAQHVATTAASVDQMVASVVEVGDRVEVLAGETDATANAVAQIGDSTREIEQSAREGVQLSGRLGEAAGEGSAAVQETLEGIHASYAAIQETARAMGDLAEASQAIGGVVKIINEINDRTKLLALNAAIIAAQAGEHGKSFAVVAHEIKNLSDRTAASTGEIARLNRGIGQRMEAAAQATAKGEEATAGSVVLAERAGHALERILATARLSHDRSQSILRATEQQTRDSERVMTSVQQVAALVGHIRNAAQEHRVTGEKVRAGAEEMRTLTGHVRIATAEQAEVSRYLSEAIAAVDHNLKAELAALRAGREDAGAIQEHLTRLREENGGQEDGMRALEALCAELQEGAGALGARAAPRAGGGGAG, encoded by the coding sequence GTGAAGACCCTCCGAAGTCGCGTGCTGGGGATCGCCGCCCGGAGTCTCTCGGCGTGGGTCGTGCGGCCCCTGGATGCCCTGCGGCTCAGGGCCGAGGCCTTGGGGCGGGGGAAGCCGCCCGGCCCCCTCCCGAGGGGCACCGGAGATGAGGTGGCGCGCGTGGCGGGGGCGCTCGAAGGGGAGAGCGCCGAGGAACGCAGACGGTGCGGCGACCAGCGAGAGCTCGCCGAGCGCCTGCGCTCCCGCAGCTCCCAGGGTGCGGGGGCCCTGGGGCAACTGCGCCGGGGGGCGGCTCGCGTGGGAGAGTGCGTGGGGACCATCCGGGGGGCGGCGGGCGAGCTCGACCGCTCGCTTGGCGCGATGGGAGCGAACCTGACCGCGATTGCGTCCTCCACCAGCGACAACTCCGCCAGCCTCATCGAGCTCTCCGCCAGCGTCGAAGAGGTGGCCCGAAGCTCGGACTATCTCGCCCAGCATGTGGCCACCACCGCGGCCTCGGTGGACCAGATGGTCGCGTCGGTGGTGGAGGTGGGAGATCGGGTGGAGGTCCTGGCCGGCGAAACGGATGCCACCGCCAACGCCGTGGCCCAGATCGGCGACTCCACGCGCGAGATCGAGCAAAGCGCCCGCGAGGGCGTGCAGTTGAGCGGCCGGCTGGGGGAGGCGGCCGGGGAGGGGAGCGCGGCCGTGCAGGAGACCCTGGAGGGCATCCACGCCTCCTACGCCGCCATCCAGGAGACCGCCCGGGCCATGGGGGATCTGGCGGAAGCCTCCCAGGCCATCGGCGGGGTGGTGAAGATCATCAACGAGATCAACGACCGCACCAAGCTCCTGGCCCTCAACGCGGCCATCATCGCGGCCCAGGCGGGCGAGCACGGCAAGAGCTTCGCCGTGGTGGCCCACGAGATCAAGAACCTCTCGGACCGCACCGCGGCCAGCACCGGCGAGATCGCGCGGCTCAACCGGGGCATCGGCCAGCGCATGGAGGCCGCCGCCCAGGCGACGGCCAAGGGGGAGGAAGCCACCGCCGGGAGCGTGGTGCTCGCGGAGCGGGCGGGGCACGCCCTCGAGCGCATCCTGGCCACGGCCCGCCTCTCCCACGATCGGTCCCAGAGCATCCTGCGCGCGACGGAGCAGCAGACGCGGGACAGCGAGCGGGTGATGACGTCGGTGCAGCAGGTGGCCGCCCTGGTGGGCCACATCCGCAACGCGGCCCAGGAGCACCGGGTCACGGGAGAGAAGGTGCGCGCGGGCGCGGAGGAGATGCGCACCCTCACCGGCCACGTGCGGATCGCCACCGCGGAGCAGGCCGAGGTGAGCCGCTACCTTTCCGAGGCCATCGCAGCGGTGGACCACAATCTCAAGGCCGAGCTCGCCGCGCTTCGGGCGGGGCGCGAGGACGCGGGGGCGATCCAGGAGCACCTGACGCGCCTTCGCGAGGAGAACGGCGGGCAGGAGGACGGCATGCGCGCCCTGGAGGCGCTCTGTGCCGAACTGCAGGAGGGAGCCGGAGCGCTGGGCGCCCGGGCCGCACCGCGCGCCGGCGGGGGCGGGGCCGGGTGA
- a CDS encoding DUF4388 domain-containing protein, translated as MALEGTLNYMDISHLLQVVGTSEKSGVLEIRWQEREARLYFQQGRLLRAESNRIREGIGTLLVRGGLLAPEDLDRALERQRNQGGVPRLGVLLCDAFGVRPEDIARLLLEQSRQIVYDVFSWPGGRFRFQFRVPDEALDRFHHDAVEFIRKVGVEAGLLAREGAAQERSGEGRCPILLLLADAELGDRCRAQWREGGHRVTRCERVEEVVDLLGASAGGPAPIVVAEDGGRAVLDALRGARADAPVVLLVPGGDTPPEDRGQGSLARVTLPTPGERAAPGGDARRETFLAAVRAAVSAMEGSAGAEPGR; from the coding sequence ATGGCACTGGAAGGAACCCTCAACTACATGGACATCTCCCACCTCCTCCAGGTGGTGGGGACGTCCGAGAAATCCGGCGTCCTCGAGATCCGTTGGCAGGAGCGGGAGGCCCGCCTGTACTTCCAGCAGGGGCGCCTCCTGCGCGCAGAGTCCAACCGGATCCGGGAGGGGATCGGGACCTTGCTCGTGCGTGGAGGGCTCCTCGCGCCCGAGGATCTGGACCGGGCTCTCGAGCGCCAGAGGAACCAGGGGGGCGTGCCCCGGCTGGGAGTGCTCCTCTGCGATGCCTTCGGGGTGCGGCCGGAGGACATCGCGCGCCTGCTCCTGGAGCAGTCCCGGCAGATCGTGTACGACGTGTTCTCCTGGCCGGGCGGTCGATTCCGGTTCCAATTCCGCGTGCCGGACGAAGCCCTCGACCGCTTCCACCACGACGCCGTGGAGTTCATCCGGAAGGTGGGCGTGGAAGCCGGGCTCCTGGCTCGGGAGGGAGCCGCGCAGGAGCGCTCGGGCGAGGGACGGTGCCCCATCCTGCTCCTGCTCGCCGACGCGGAGCTCGGGGACCGGTGCAGGGCCCAGTGGAGGGAAGGGGGACACCGGGTCACCCGGTGCGAGCGGGTCGAGGAGGTGGTGGACCTCCTGGGGGCCTCCGCGGGAGGCCCCGCGCCCATCGTCGTTGCAGAAGACGGGGGCAGGGCCGTCCTGGACGCCCTGCGCGGTGCCCGAGCGGACGCCCCGGTGGTGCTCCTGGTGCCGGGAGGGGACACGCCGCCGGAAGACAGGGGACAGGGCAGCCTGGCCCGGGTGACGCTTCCCACCCCCGGCGAGCGGGCGGCACCGGGCGGAGACGCGCGGCGGGAGACGTTTCTTGCCGCCGTGCGCGCGGCGGTATCGGCCATGGAGGGGTCCGCGGGAGCGGAACCTGGCAGATGA
- a CDS encoding chemotaxis protein CheW, whose protein sequence is MSPTQFPDAARWRRELLETLRTDAADPEGDGAGRRPAGSDRLEALAFEVAGETYALPLDAVTEIVLPRPITPLPRTPAFVLGVMSLRGAVIPVLGLARRLGLPEEESSRGARILVLKDGEERMGCRIDRVQGVLRFRREELEKPCVAAGVDPRFLAWLGYDRLGNLVALLDAQRLCDFELPPP, encoded by the coding sequence GTGAGCCCGACCCAATTCCCCGACGCGGCACGCTGGCGCCGGGAGCTCCTGGAGACGCTGCGGACCGATGCGGCAGACCCGGAAGGTGATGGCGCCGGGAGGCGTCCGGCCGGCTCGGACCGCCTCGAGGCCCTGGCCTTCGAGGTGGCGGGAGAGACCTACGCGCTGCCCCTCGATGCGGTCACCGAGATCGTCCTGCCCCGCCCCATCACGCCCTTGCCCCGCACCCCAGCGTTCGTGCTCGGGGTGATGAGCCTGCGGGGGGCCGTCATCCCGGTGCTGGGGCTGGCGAGAAGGCTCGGCCTTCCCGAGGAGGAGTCCTCCCGGGGTGCCCGCATCCTGGTCCTCAAGGACGGCGAGGAGAGGATGGGCTGCCGCATCGACCGGGTCCAGGGAGTGCTGCGGTTCCGACGGGAGGAGTTGGAGAAGCCCTGCGTCGCGGCGGGGGTGGACCCGCGCTTTCTCGCGTGGCTCGGGTACGACCGTCTGGGCAATCTGGTGGCGCTGCTCGACGCACAGCGCCTCTGCGACTTCGAGCTGCCCCCCCCATGA
- a CDS encoding chemotaxis protein CheW, which produces MSAPALQLLCFRLGERYFAVDIGCIRELLRSHAVTAVPGAPAHLAGVLNLRGELVTVYNLHRVLLGQDAAEETEDSRLVVVRARGQKAALRVDQVVDVMLVDADELTPVSGTPPGEAAVVAAFRRPLEPGEDQVVLLVRLPPFFADHAPSAPGGVP; this is translated from the coding sequence ATGAGCGCACCGGCCCTCCAACTGCTGTGCTTTCGCCTTGGGGAGCGCTACTTTGCGGTCGACATCGGGTGTATCCGGGAACTGCTGCGCTCCCACGCCGTCACCGCCGTCCCCGGTGCTCCGGCCCACCTTGCGGGGGTGCTCAACCTGCGGGGCGAGCTCGTCACGGTCTACAACCTGCACCGCGTACTGCTGGGGCAGGACGCTGCGGAGGAGACCGAGGACAGCCGCCTGGTGGTGGTGCGGGCCCGGGGACAGAAGGCTGCGCTCCGGGTCGACCAGGTGGTGGACGTGATGTTGGTGGATGCCGACGAGCTCACTCCCGTCTCGGGAACTCCCCCCGGGGAGGCCGCCGTGGTCGCCGCGTTTCGCCGTCCGCTGGAGCCCGGGGAGGACCAGGTCGTCCTCCTGGTGCGCCTGCCCCCGTTCTTTGCCGACCACGCTCCCTCGGCCCCGGGCGGTGTGCCGTGA
- a CDS encoding YbhB/YbcL family Raf kinase inhibitor-like protein, giving the protein MGLTLTSEAFAHQGDIPVRYTCEGEDLSVPLAWSGVPEGTRSLALIVDDPDAPDPRAPKMTWVHWVLYNLPPAAGSLPEAVTKLPPGTREGRNDWKRTGYGGPCPPIGRHRYFHKLYALDEVLPDLGTPTKAQLEKAMEGKVLARAELVGTYRKQK; this is encoded by the coding sequence ATGGGATTGACGCTCACGTCCGAGGCGTTCGCCCACCAGGGAGACATCCCCGTGCGCTACACCTGCGAAGGGGAAGACCTCTCGGTGCCCCTGGCCTGGTCCGGCGTTCCCGAGGGCACCCGCAGCCTTGCGCTGATCGTGGACGATCCCGACGCCCCCGACCCCAGGGCTCCCAAGATGACCTGGGTCCATTGGGTGCTCTATAACCTCCCCCCCGCCGCCGGGAGCCTGCCCGAGGCAGTGACGAAGCTCCCGCCCGGCACCCGGGAGGGGCGCAACGACTGGAAGCGCACGGGCTACGGCGGGCCCTGCCCGCCCATCGGCCGCCACCGGTACTTCCACAAGCTCTACGCCCTGGACGAGGTCCTCCCCGACCTGGGCACCCCCACCAAGGCCCAGCTGGAGAAGGCCATGGAGGGCAAGGTGCTCGCCCGCGCAGAGCTGGTGGGTACGTACCGGAAGCAGAAGTAA
- a CDS encoding methyl-accepting chemotaxis protein has product MSPGARRWVGWLGCGALAAGAALLGTLWGSLLGVPAAAAAGAGAGFWFLRRQERRLAEAAARWEANIDGVLQGKPADAAVPLAVRVEERLAAARARAQEAGRELEEARARADRFGSEAAAFRAALGERAQEVLAEERAAGEPEDEGVAELTAAAADVEAHLSEARSELHGLAAAGRAVAEGVAGAGAGGEPSPEAAADPNGPWQTAVRLLEESLEAVDALATQGAGAGERARHALSGAERQQAQLRLGLEGLARFTAGSNEAVGAVQRLGERIGAIGAILTVIEDVTEQTNLLALNAAIIAAQAGEHGRGFGVVAEEIRDLAERTAESTKEIGGVIAALQSESVRAVSLIEAGAAKLEAGFAAVGGVAGGLDEPLESLRSSVAGIGALVSAAEAAAVRTRDVARRVEAAGPRQGPRRGPAPVDPGRAALREQARELASAAERLGNGLDEQVRLAGRLRQAILRFEARRPAAEARQRACERLLRFAQSVRTSCRESR; this is encoded by the coding sequence GTGAGTCCGGGGGCGCGCCGATGGGTGGGATGGCTCGGGTGCGGGGCGCTGGCCGCGGGCGCGGCGCTCTTGGGCACGCTGTGGGGTTCCCTCCTGGGTGTCCCGGCGGCCGCTGCGGCGGGGGCCGGGGCAGGGTTCTGGTTCCTGCGGCGGCAGGAGCGGCGGCTCGCAGAGGCGGCAGCCCGGTGGGAGGCAAACATCGACGGGGTCCTCCAAGGGAAGCCGGCCGATGCCGCCGTCCCCCTGGCGGTTCGCGTGGAAGAGCGCCTTGCGGCGGCCCGGGCACGAGCCCAGGAAGCGGGGCGGGAGCTGGAAGAGGCCCGGGCCCGGGCGGACCGGTTTGGGAGCGAAGCCGCCGCGTTCCGAGCCGCCCTCGGCGAGCGGGCCCAGGAGGTCCTGGCCGAAGAGCGCGCCGCGGGAGAGCCGGAGGACGAAGGGGTGGCCGAGCTCACGGCGGCCGCCGCCGACGTGGAGGCCCACCTCTCGGAGGCGCGAAGCGAGCTGCACGGCCTGGCGGCGGCGGGGCGCGCCGTGGCGGAGGGGGTGGCGGGAGCGGGAGCAGGGGGCGAGCCGAGCCCGGAGGCGGCGGCCGACCCCAACGGCCCATGGCAGACGGCGGTGCGGCTGCTGGAGGAGTCGCTGGAAGCCGTGGACGCCCTCGCGACCCAAGGGGCCGGGGCGGGTGAGCGCGCCCGCCATGCCCTCTCCGGCGCCGAGAGACAGCAGGCGCAGCTGCGCCTGGGCCTGGAGGGGCTGGCCCGCTTTACGGCGGGCTCCAACGAGGCCGTGGGAGCCGTGCAGCGCCTCGGGGAGAGGATTGGCGCCATCGGGGCGATCCTGACCGTAATCGAAGATGTCACCGAGCAGACCAACCTGCTCGCCCTCAACGCCGCCATCATCGCCGCCCAGGCCGGAGAGCACGGGCGGGGGTTCGGGGTGGTGGCCGAGGAGATCCGCGACCTGGCGGAGCGCACGGCCGAGTCGACCAAGGAGATCGGAGGCGTCATCGCGGCGCTCCAGAGCGAGTCGGTCCGGGCCGTCTCCCTCATCGAAGCGGGGGCGGCGAAGCTCGAGGCCGGGTTCGCGGCGGTGGGAGGGGTGGCCGGGGGCCTCGACGAACCCCTGGAGTCCCTCCGGTCGTCGGTGGCGGGGATCGGGGCCCTCGTGTCGGCGGCCGAGGCGGCAGCGGTGCGCACGCGGGACGTGGCCCGAAGGGTCGAGGCGGCAGGGCCCCGCCAGGGGCCGCGCCGGGGGCCGGCGCCCGTCGACCCCGGCCGGGCAGCGCTTCGGGAGCAGGCCCGCGAGCTGGCTTCGGCGGCAGAACGCCTCGGAAACGGTCTCGACGAGCAGGTGCGGCTCGCAGGGCGCCTGCGGCAGGCCATCCTGCGCTTCGAGGCGCGGCGGCCCGCTGCCGAGGCCCGTCAGAGGGCCTGCGAGCGGCTGCTGCGGTTTGCCCAAAGCGTGCGGACCTCCTGCCGAGAGTCGCGGTGA
- a CDS encoding chemotaxis protein CheA yields MSRADDAGIREFLAEADEILERVTEGLLSLEASAAGGDPDPEVINAIFRGAHSLKGLSGMLGLAQMTDLSHKMESLLDALRMGQAACSREVVDLLLAGVDLLKGLCGRLAAGHSPEDPRVAPFVEQLLGAARGEGGAGGPNDLAELGLAPEAIQVLSEYEVHRLRETLKDSRRTLCRVVVGFPIESFDTGLEALNAALKERGEIISTLPSAGAVADDRLDFELLVGTKEGIEAVRSACAPHGARVEALGGGRPPGGPEPAAREPAAPKPPEEQGSGGAAADGELRSLSQTIRVDLAKLDALMNLVGELVLTKGRIQIVGTQLRERLGFSGEALELSKVHKEFERRLSELQQSVMDVRMVPLGQLFSKLHRVMRRILQESGKEVDLEITGAETELDKLIVEDLSDPLVHVVRNAVDHGIEPAEDREASGKARRGKIRIDAQQRGNHVAITVSDDGRGLSREKIRRKAEERGLVAAGAALDDRELFDLVFLPGFSTKEEVTELSGRGVGMDVLRKNVSRLSGLIELGSEAGHGTSVTISLPITLAIIQALLVRVEQQTYAIPLSSVLETLALEAGQVKVLEGKPVLRLRDHTLPLVRVDAVLGANGHRELPAYAVVVGVAEKRVAFAVDDLLTQQDVVIKSLGRRLRAIRGLAGATDLGDQRTVLVLDVAALMEDVFQGR; encoded by the coding sequence ATGAGCCGCGCCGACGACGCCGGCATCCGCGAATTCCTGGCGGAGGCCGACGAGATCCTCGAACGGGTTACGGAGGGGCTCCTCTCCCTGGAGGCGTCGGCCGCCGGCGGGGACCCGGACCCCGAGGTGATCAACGCCATCTTCCGGGGCGCCCACAGCCTCAAGGGGCTCTCGGGCATGCTGGGCCTGGCCCAGATGACCGACCTCTCCCACAAGATGGAGTCCCTCCTCGACGCCCTGCGCATGGGGCAGGCGGCGTGCAGCCGGGAGGTGGTGGACCTGCTCCTGGCCGGGGTGGACCTCCTCAAGGGGCTGTGCGGCCGCCTGGCCGCGGGCCACTCCCCGGAAGACCCTCGCGTAGCGCCCTTCGTGGAGCAGCTCCTGGGAGCGGCCCGGGGGGAGGGCGGCGCCGGCGGCCCCAACGACCTGGCGGAGCTGGGTCTGGCTCCCGAAGCCATCCAGGTGCTCAGCGAGTACGAGGTGCACCGCCTGCGGGAGACCCTGAAGGATTCCCGGCGCACCCTGTGTCGCGTTGTGGTCGGCTTCCCCATCGAGAGCTTCGACACCGGCCTCGAGGCCCTCAACGCGGCCCTCAAGGAGCGCGGGGAGATCATCTCCACGCTCCCCTCGGCCGGGGCCGTTGCCGACGACCGCCTGGACTTCGAGCTCCTGGTGGGCACCAAGGAGGGAATCGAGGCCGTACGAAGCGCCTGCGCGCCCCACGGCGCCCGGGTCGAGGCGCTGGGGGGAGGCAGGCCGCCTGGGGGGCCCGAGCCCGCTGCCCGTGAGCCGGCGGCCCCGAAACCGCCCGAGGAACAGGGCTCCGGCGGTGCGGCGGCCGACGGCGAACTGCGAAGCCTGAGCCAGACGATCCGGGTGGATCTGGCCAAGCTCGACGCGTTGATGAACCTGGTGGGGGAGCTGGTTCTCACCAAGGGGCGCATCCAGATCGTGGGGACCCAACTCCGGGAGCGACTGGGCTTCAGCGGCGAGGCGTTGGAGCTCTCCAAGGTGCACAAGGAGTTCGAGCGGCGCCTCTCCGAGCTCCAGCAGTCGGTCATGGACGTGCGGATGGTGCCCCTGGGCCAGCTCTTCTCCAAGCTCCACCGGGTCATGCGCCGTATCCTCCAGGAGTCGGGCAAGGAAGTCGACTTGGAGATCACCGGTGCGGAAACCGAGCTCGACAAGCTCATCGTCGAGGACCTGAGCGATCCCCTCGTCCACGTCGTCCGCAACGCGGTCGACCACGGCATCGAGCCCGCCGAAGACCGGGAGGCCTCGGGCAAGGCGCGCCGGGGCAAGATCCGCATCGACGCCCAACAGCGGGGAAACCACGTTGCCATCACGGTCTCCGACGACGGCCGGGGCCTCTCCCGGGAGAAGATCCGCCGCAAGGCCGAAGAGCGGGGACTGGTGGCCGCCGGGGCGGCCCTGGACGACCGGGAGCTCTTCGACCTGGTCTTCCTGCCGGGCTTTTCCACCAAGGAGGAGGTCACCGAGCTCTCGGGCCGCGGGGTGGGGATGGACGTGCTGCGCAAGAACGTCTCCCGTCTGTCGGGGCTCATCGAGCTGGGGAGCGAAGCGGGGCACGGCACCTCGGTCACGATCTCCCTGCCCATCACCCTGGCCATCATCCAGGCCCTCCTGGTGCGCGTGGAGCAGCAGACCTACGCGATCCCCCTGAGCAGCGTGCTCGAGACCCTGGCGCTGGAAGCCGGGCAGGTGAAGGTGCTCGAGGGCAAACCCGTGCTTCGCCTCAGGGACCACACCCTGCCGCTGGTGCGGGTGGACGCGGTCCTGGGGGCCAACGGGCACCGGGAGCTGCCGGCCTACGCCGTGGTCGTGGGGGTGGCCGAGAAGCGGGTCGCCTTCGCCGTGGACGATCTGCTCACCCAGCAGGACGTGGTGATCAAGAGCCTGGGACGGCGGCTCCGGGCCATCCGGGGGCTGGCCGGCGCCACCGACCTGGGCGACCAGCGCACGGTGCTCGTGCTCGACGTGGCGGCCCTGATGGAAGACGTGTTCCAGGGGAGGTGA